From a region of the Octopus sinensis linkage group LG18, ASM634580v1, whole genome shotgun sequence genome:
- the LOC115221716 gene encoding POU domain protein 2-like isoform X5: MASSTSAAVAVTATGSRSATPNEKQGSINGETTHGQENMLTFGDLEEDVKPLNLVTDGHPMTTTTATVQQTGCITTTVTTPSAQTIHHIIPQSISMPPTGYIIQGQFGQQTVIPISANLSSGLSLSTHDLQQLHQQLQQQLQHQQQLQQQHQAAANVVQAALLQQQQQQQQQQQQQQSPTVASVVTQACQITQQPQPQRVQAAPVQTSPIVPKAQTQVTYSTASTAPQVVTTTPPQQTTPYQGMQQFVLVNPAQLPSSLQPQFILQNSGISMMTATALAAAQQQQQQQQQAAAAVAAAASVVTQPPVNIVGQSGGQVVSSSTAVQLTTTPQTISTQSVPSITTTATTPSTATVSAMSAGSTGTNTTNLTSSILVSSPSPSQVPLPIQSEESIDLEELEQFAKTFKRRRIELGFTQGDVGLAMGKLYGHDFSQTTISRFEALNLSFKNMCKLKPLLQKWLADADSISSNPSSVPGSPVTAESIGRRRKKRTSIESSIRVALEKSFIQNPKPSSEEISMLADNLTMEKEVVRVWFCNRRQKEKRINPPSSLTGPQLQIVHNLTNADRNIVSAVQPPMTSAQIMNSVLSNVTAAANGRTATTTTTATTTTTGREYVTTANNTTITTTSNNAVVNNSTAMTSLVTSIPTLTVSTPLNMSTGTNLVLAASHTERNSSSVSEAGTHITTTSPSSSTQSPSFTIATTATSSSGLTLSLGTQSSASCNPNHVSIATSLDSHSSEVS, from the exons GTTCTATCAATGGGGAAACAACTCATGGACAAGAAAACATGTTAACTTTTGGTGACCTTGAAGAAGATGTGAAACCGCTAAATTTG GTTACTGATGGTCATCCAatgaccacaacaacagcaacagttcaACAAACAGGGTGTATtacaacaacagttacaacacCCAGTGCCCAAACAATACATCATATCATTCCTCAATCCATTTCCATGCCACCCACTGGTTATATCATCCAAGGACAGTTTGGTCAGCAAACTGTG ATCCCCATTTCTGCTAATCTGTCCTCTGGACTTTCCCTCTCAACTCATGATCTTCAGCAACTTCATCAGCAACTTCAGCAACAActtcaacaccaacagcaacttCAGCAGCAACATCAGGCAGCAGCCAATGTTGTACAGGCAGCCttattacaacagcaacaacaacaacagcagcagcaacaacagcaacaatctccGACAGTGGCTTCTGTGGTTACGCAAGCATGTCAG ATTACACAGCAGCCACAGCCACAACGTGTGCAAGCAGCTCCAGTGCAAACTTCTCCAATTGTACCTAAAGCTCAAACGCAAGTTACGTATTCTACAGCTTCCACAGCACCTCAGGTTGTGACTACTACTCCTCCGCAGCAAACAACTCCATACCAAGGAATGCAGCAGTTCGTTCTGGTCAATCCTGCCCAGCTACCTTCAAGCTTACAACCACAATTCATTTTACAGAATTCG gGAATTTCAATGATGACAGCAACTGCTCTTGCTGCAgcccaacagcaacagcaacaacagcagcaagcagCTGCAGCAGTGGCTGCAGCAGCATCAGTTGTAACACAACCACCAGTGAATATAGTTGGTCAAAGTGGAGGACAGGTAGTGAGTAGTAGTACAGCAGTTCaactaacaacaacaccacagACAATTAGTACCCAATCAGTTCCTTCCATCACAACAACGGCCACAACACCGTCTACTGCTACTGTTAGTGCAATGTCAGCTGGTTCAACTGGAACTAACACTACAAATTTGACCTCATCAATCTTAGTGTCTTCCCCGTCACCATCACAAGTCCCCCTTCCAATCCAG TCTGAAGAAAGCATCGACTTAGAAGAACTGGAGCAATTTGCAAAGACATTCAAACGTCGACGAATAGAACTTG GTTTCACGCAAGGAGATGTTGGCTTAGCGATGGGCAAATTATATGGACATGATTTTAGCCAAACTACAATATCCCGTTTTGAAGCTCTTAACCTCAGTTTTAAAAATATGTGCAAACTAAAGCCCCTTCTGCAGAAATGGTTAGCAGATGCTGATTCTATATCTTCAAATCCTTCTTCTGTTCCGGGTTCTCCTGTTACGGCAGAATCCATTGGTCGCCGGCGCAAGAAGCGGACCAGCATAGAGTCATCAATTCGTGTAGCATTGGAGAAGAGTTTTATCCAGAACCCCAAACCATCTTCGGAAGAGATCTCAATGCTGGCTGACAACCTCACAATGGAGAAGGAAGTTGTTCGTGTCTGGTTCTGCAATCGGCGTCAAAAAGAGAAGAGGATAAATCCACCCAGCTCACTGACTGGGCCGCAACTGCAAATTGTGCACAATTTAACAAATGCTGACCGTAACATTGTCAGTGCAGTCCAACCACCCATGACCTCTGCCCAAATTATGAATAGTGTACTCTCTAATGTGACAGCAGCAGCCAATGGTCGCAccgctacaactactacaactgctactaccactactacaggcAGAGAATATGTGACTACTGCCAATAACACCACTATTACAACTACTTCCAACAATGCTGTTGTTAATAATAGTACAGCAATGACGTCACTAGTAACATCAATCCCAACACTAACTGTAAGTACCCCACTGAACATGAGCACAGGGACAAACCTGGTGCTTGCTGCCAGTCACACTGAACGAAATTCCTCATCAGTCAGTGAAGCTGGTACACACATCACCACTACCTCACCTTCATCATCCACACAATCACCATCTTTTACCATAGCTACCACTGCCACTTCATCTTCTGGACTAACGCTTTCTCTTGGCACACAGTCGTCAGCTTCATGTAATCCGAACCACGTTTCTATAGCAACAAGCTTAGACAGTCACTCGAGTGAAGTGTCATAG
- the LOC115221716 gene encoding POU domain protein 2-like isoform X6 — translation MSSSMCPCCETKIIGLVIPGSINGETTHGQENMLTFGDLEEDVKPLNLVTDGHPMTTTTATVQQTGCITTTVTTPSAQTIHHIIPQSISMPPTGYIIQGQFGQQTVIPISANLSSGLSLSTHDLQQLHQQLQQQLQHQQQLQQQHQAAANVVQAALLQQQQQQQQQQQQQQSPTVASVVTQACQITQQPQPQRVQAAPVQTSPIVPKAQTQVTYSTASTAPQVVTTTPPQQTTPYQGMQQFVLVNPAQLPSSLQPQFILQNSGISMMTATALAAAQQQQQQQQQAAAAVAAAASVVTQPPVNIVGQSGGQVVSSSTAVQLTTTPQTISTQSVPSITTTATTPSTATVSAMSAGSTGTNTTNLTSSILVSSPSPSQVPLPIQSEESIDLEELEQFAKTFKRRRIELGFTQGDVGLAMGKLYGHDFSQTTISRFEALNLSFKNMCKLKPLLQKWLADADSISSNPSSVPGSPVTAESIGRRRKKRTSIESSIRVALEKSFIQNPKPSSEEISMLADNLTMEKEVVRVWFCNRRQKEKRINPPSSLTGPQLQIVHNLTNADRNIVSAVQPPMTSAQIMNSVLSNVTAAANGRTATTTTTATTTTTGREYVTTANNTTITTTSNNAVVNNSTAMTSLVTSIPTLTVSTPLNMSTGTNLVLAASHTERNSSSVSEAGTHITTTSPSSSTQSPSFTIATTATSSSGLTLSLGTQSSASCNPNHVSIATSLDSHSSEVS, via the exons GTTCTATCAATGGGGAAACAACTCATGGACAAGAAAACATGTTAACTTTTGGTGACCTTGAAGAAGATGTGAAACCGCTAAATTTG GTTACTGATGGTCATCCAatgaccacaacaacagcaacagttcaACAAACAGGGTGTATtacaacaacagttacaacacCCAGTGCCCAAACAATACATCATATCATTCCTCAATCCATTTCCATGCCACCCACTGGTTATATCATCCAAGGACAGTTTGGTCAGCAAACTGTG ATCCCCATTTCTGCTAATCTGTCCTCTGGACTTTCCCTCTCAACTCATGATCTTCAGCAACTTCATCAGCAACTTCAGCAACAActtcaacaccaacagcaacttCAGCAGCAACATCAGGCAGCAGCCAATGTTGTACAGGCAGCCttattacaacagcaacaacaacaacagcagcagcaacaacagcaacaatctccGACAGTGGCTTCTGTGGTTACGCAAGCATGTCAG ATTACACAGCAGCCACAGCCACAACGTGTGCAAGCAGCTCCAGTGCAAACTTCTCCAATTGTACCTAAAGCTCAAACGCAAGTTACGTATTCTACAGCTTCCACAGCACCTCAGGTTGTGACTACTACTCCTCCGCAGCAAACAACTCCATACCAAGGAATGCAGCAGTTCGTTCTGGTCAATCCTGCCCAGCTACCTTCAAGCTTACAACCACAATTCATTTTACAGAATTCG gGAATTTCAATGATGACAGCAACTGCTCTTGCTGCAgcccaacagcaacagcaacaacagcagcaagcagCTGCAGCAGTGGCTGCAGCAGCATCAGTTGTAACACAACCACCAGTGAATATAGTTGGTCAAAGTGGAGGACAGGTAGTGAGTAGTAGTACAGCAGTTCaactaacaacaacaccacagACAATTAGTACCCAATCAGTTCCTTCCATCACAACAACGGCCACAACACCGTCTACTGCTACTGTTAGTGCAATGTCAGCTGGTTCAACTGGAACTAACACTACAAATTTGACCTCATCAATCTTAGTGTCTTCCCCGTCACCATCACAAGTCCCCCTTCCAATCCAG TCTGAAGAAAGCATCGACTTAGAAGAACTGGAGCAATTTGCAAAGACATTCAAACGTCGACGAATAGAACTTG GTTTCACGCAAGGAGATGTTGGCTTAGCGATGGGCAAATTATATGGACATGATTTTAGCCAAACTACAATATCCCGTTTTGAAGCTCTTAACCTCAGTTTTAAAAATATGTGCAAACTAAAGCCCCTTCTGCAGAAATGGTTAGCAGATGCTGATTCTATATCTTCAAATCCTTCTTCTGTTCCGGGTTCTCCTGTTACGGCAGAATCCATTGGTCGCCGGCGCAAGAAGCGGACCAGCATAGAGTCATCAATTCGTGTAGCATTGGAGAAGAGTTTTATCCAGAACCCCAAACCATCTTCGGAAGAGATCTCAATGCTGGCTGACAACCTCACAATGGAGAAGGAAGTTGTTCGTGTCTGGTTCTGCAATCGGCGTCAAAAAGAGAAGAGGATAAATCCACCCAGCTCACTGACTGGGCCGCAACTGCAAATTGTGCACAATTTAACAAATGCTGACCGTAACATTGTCAGTGCAGTCCAACCACCCATGACCTCTGCCCAAATTATGAATAGTGTACTCTCTAATGTGACAGCAGCAGCCAATGGTCGCAccgctacaactactacaactgctactaccactactacaggcAGAGAATATGTGACTACTGCCAATAACACCACTATTACAACTACTTCCAACAATGCTGTTGTTAATAATAGTACAGCAATGACGTCACTAGTAACATCAATCCCAACACTAACTGTAAGTACCCCACTGAACATGAGCACAGGGACAAACCTGGTGCTTGCTGCCAGTCACACTGAACGAAATTCCTCATCAGTCAGTGAAGCTGGTACACACATCACCACTACCTCACCTTCATCATCCACACAATCACCATCTTTTACCATAGCTACCACTGCCACTTCATCTTCTGGACTAACGCTTTCTCTTGGCACACAGTCGTCAGCTTCATGTAATCCGAACCACGTTTCTATAGCAACAAGCTTAGACAGTCACTCGAGTGAAGTGTCATAG
- the LOC115221716 gene encoding POU domain protein 2-like isoform X4 produces the protein MLVAVTSFMEIILHSCDYIPKVKKLLLDYKSSINGETTHGQENMLTFGDLEEDVKPLNLVTDGHPMTTTTATVQQTGCITTTVTTPSAQTIHHIIPQSISMPPTGYIIQGQFGQQTVIPISANLSSGLSLSTHDLQQLHQQLQQQLQHQQQLQQQHQAAANVVQAALLQQQQQQQQQQQQQQSPTVASVVTQACQITQQPQPQRVQAAPVQTSPIVPKAQTQVTYSTASTAPQVVTTTPPQQTTPYQGMQQFVLVNPAQLPSSLQPQFILQNSGISMMTATALAAAQQQQQQQQQAAAAVAAAASVVTQPPVNIVGQSGGQVVSSSTAVQLTTTPQTISTQSVPSITTTATTPSTATVSAMSAGSTGTNTTNLTSSILVSSPSPSQVPLPIQSEESIDLEELEQFAKTFKRRRIELGFTQGDVGLAMGKLYGHDFSQTTISRFEALNLSFKNMCKLKPLLQKWLADADSISSNPSSVPGSPVTAESIGRRRKKRTSIESSIRVALEKSFIQNPKPSSEEISMLADNLTMEKEVVRVWFCNRRQKEKRINPPSSLTGPQLQIVHNLTNADRNIVSAVQPPMTSAQIMNSVLSNVTAAANGRTATTTTTATTTTTGREYVTTANNTTITTTSNNAVVNNSTAMTSLVTSIPTLTVSTPLNMSTGTNLVLAASHTERNSSSVSEAGTHITTTSPSSSTQSPSFTIATTATSSSGLTLSLGTQSSASCNPNHVSIATSLDSHSSEVS, from the exons GTTCTATCAATGGGGAAACAACTCATGGACAAGAAAACATGTTAACTTTTGGTGACCTTGAAGAAGATGTGAAACCGCTAAATTTG GTTACTGATGGTCATCCAatgaccacaacaacagcaacagttcaACAAACAGGGTGTATtacaacaacagttacaacacCCAGTGCCCAAACAATACATCATATCATTCCTCAATCCATTTCCATGCCACCCACTGGTTATATCATCCAAGGACAGTTTGGTCAGCAAACTGTG ATCCCCATTTCTGCTAATCTGTCCTCTGGACTTTCCCTCTCAACTCATGATCTTCAGCAACTTCATCAGCAACTTCAGCAACAActtcaacaccaacagcaacttCAGCAGCAACATCAGGCAGCAGCCAATGTTGTACAGGCAGCCttattacaacagcaacaacaacaacagcagcagcaacaacagcaacaatctccGACAGTGGCTTCTGTGGTTACGCAAGCATGTCAG ATTACACAGCAGCCACAGCCACAACGTGTGCAAGCAGCTCCAGTGCAAACTTCTCCAATTGTACCTAAAGCTCAAACGCAAGTTACGTATTCTACAGCTTCCACAGCACCTCAGGTTGTGACTACTACTCCTCCGCAGCAAACAACTCCATACCAAGGAATGCAGCAGTTCGTTCTGGTCAATCCTGCCCAGCTACCTTCAAGCTTACAACCACAATTCATTTTACAGAATTCG gGAATTTCAATGATGACAGCAACTGCTCTTGCTGCAgcccaacagcaacagcaacaacagcagcaagcagCTGCAGCAGTGGCTGCAGCAGCATCAGTTGTAACACAACCACCAGTGAATATAGTTGGTCAAAGTGGAGGACAGGTAGTGAGTAGTAGTACAGCAGTTCaactaacaacaacaccacagACAATTAGTACCCAATCAGTTCCTTCCATCACAACAACGGCCACAACACCGTCTACTGCTACTGTTAGTGCAATGTCAGCTGGTTCAACTGGAACTAACACTACAAATTTGACCTCATCAATCTTAGTGTCTTCCCCGTCACCATCACAAGTCCCCCTTCCAATCCAG TCTGAAGAAAGCATCGACTTAGAAGAACTGGAGCAATTTGCAAAGACATTCAAACGTCGACGAATAGAACTTG GTTTCACGCAAGGAGATGTTGGCTTAGCGATGGGCAAATTATATGGACATGATTTTAGCCAAACTACAATATCCCGTTTTGAAGCTCTTAACCTCAGTTTTAAAAATATGTGCAAACTAAAGCCCCTTCTGCAGAAATGGTTAGCAGATGCTGATTCTATATCTTCAAATCCTTCTTCTGTTCCGGGTTCTCCTGTTACGGCAGAATCCATTGGTCGCCGGCGCAAGAAGCGGACCAGCATAGAGTCATCAATTCGTGTAGCATTGGAGAAGAGTTTTATCCAGAACCCCAAACCATCTTCGGAAGAGATCTCAATGCTGGCTGACAACCTCACAATGGAGAAGGAAGTTGTTCGTGTCTGGTTCTGCAATCGGCGTCAAAAAGAGAAGAGGATAAATCCACCCAGCTCACTGACTGGGCCGCAACTGCAAATTGTGCACAATTTAACAAATGCTGACCGTAACATTGTCAGTGCAGTCCAACCACCCATGACCTCTGCCCAAATTATGAATAGTGTACTCTCTAATGTGACAGCAGCAGCCAATGGTCGCAccgctacaactactacaactgctactaccactactacaggcAGAGAATATGTGACTACTGCCAATAACACCACTATTACAACTACTTCCAACAATGCTGTTGTTAATAATAGTACAGCAATGACGTCACTAGTAACATCAATCCCAACACTAACTGTAAGTACCCCACTGAACATGAGCACAGGGACAAACCTGGTGCTTGCTGCCAGTCACACTGAACGAAATTCCTCATCAGTCAGTGAAGCTGGTACACACATCACCACTACCTCACCTTCATCATCCACACAATCACCATCTTTTACCATAGCTACCACTGCCACTTCATCTTCTGGACTAACGCTTTCTCTTGGCACACAGTCGTCAGCTTCATGTAATCCGAACCACGTTTCTATAGCAACAAGCTTAGACAGTCACTCGAGTGAAGTGTCATAG
- the LOC115221716 gene encoding POU domain protein 2-like isoform X1 — MLVAVTSFMEIILHSCDYIPKVKKLLLDYKIIKIEHAAVRSLCTGSINGETTHGQENMLTFGDLEEDVKPLNLVTDGHPMTTTTATVQQTGCITTTVTTPSAQTIHHIIPQSISMPPTGYIIQGQFGQQTVIPISANLSSGLSLSTHDLQQLHQQLQQQLQHQQQLQQQHQAAANVVQAALLQQQQQQQQQQQQQQSPTVASVVTQACQITQQPQPQRVQAAPVQTSPIVPKAQTQVTYSTASTAPQVVTTTPPQQTTPYQGMQQFVLVNPAQLPSSLQPQFILQNSGISMMTATALAAAQQQQQQQQQAAAAVAAAASVVTQPPVNIVGQSGGQVVSSSTAVQLTTTPQTISTQSVPSITTTATTPSTATVSAMSAGSTGTNTTNLTSSILVSSPSPSQVPLPIQSEESIDLEELEQFAKTFKRRRIELGFTQGDVGLAMGKLYGHDFSQTTISRFEALNLSFKNMCKLKPLLQKWLADADSISSNPSSVPGSPVTAESIGRRRKKRTSIESSIRVALEKSFIQNPKPSSEEISMLADNLTMEKEVVRVWFCNRRQKEKRINPPSSLTGPQLQIVHNLTNADRNIVSAVQPPMTSAQIMNSVLSNVTAAANGRTATTTTTATTTTTGREYVTTANNTTITTTSNNAVVNNSTAMTSLVTSIPTLTVSTPLNMSTGTNLVLAASHTERNSSSVSEAGTHITTTSPSSSTQSPSFTIATTATSSSGLTLSLGTQSSASCNPNHVSIATSLDSHSSEVS, encoded by the exons GTTCTATCAATGGGGAAACAACTCATGGACAAGAAAACATGTTAACTTTTGGTGACCTTGAAGAAGATGTGAAACCGCTAAATTTG GTTACTGATGGTCATCCAatgaccacaacaacagcaacagttcaACAAACAGGGTGTATtacaacaacagttacaacacCCAGTGCCCAAACAATACATCATATCATTCCTCAATCCATTTCCATGCCACCCACTGGTTATATCATCCAAGGACAGTTTGGTCAGCAAACTGTG ATCCCCATTTCTGCTAATCTGTCCTCTGGACTTTCCCTCTCAACTCATGATCTTCAGCAACTTCATCAGCAACTTCAGCAACAActtcaacaccaacagcaacttCAGCAGCAACATCAGGCAGCAGCCAATGTTGTACAGGCAGCCttattacaacagcaacaacaacaacagcagcagcaacaacagcaacaatctccGACAGTGGCTTCTGTGGTTACGCAAGCATGTCAG ATTACACAGCAGCCACAGCCACAACGTGTGCAAGCAGCTCCAGTGCAAACTTCTCCAATTGTACCTAAAGCTCAAACGCAAGTTACGTATTCTACAGCTTCCACAGCACCTCAGGTTGTGACTACTACTCCTCCGCAGCAAACAACTCCATACCAAGGAATGCAGCAGTTCGTTCTGGTCAATCCTGCCCAGCTACCTTCAAGCTTACAACCACAATTCATTTTACAGAATTCG gGAATTTCAATGATGACAGCAACTGCTCTTGCTGCAgcccaacagcaacagcaacaacagcagcaagcagCTGCAGCAGTGGCTGCAGCAGCATCAGTTGTAACACAACCACCAGTGAATATAGTTGGTCAAAGTGGAGGACAGGTAGTGAGTAGTAGTACAGCAGTTCaactaacaacaacaccacagACAATTAGTACCCAATCAGTTCCTTCCATCACAACAACGGCCACAACACCGTCTACTGCTACTGTTAGTGCAATGTCAGCTGGTTCAACTGGAACTAACACTACAAATTTGACCTCATCAATCTTAGTGTCTTCCCCGTCACCATCACAAGTCCCCCTTCCAATCCAG TCTGAAGAAAGCATCGACTTAGAAGAACTGGAGCAATTTGCAAAGACATTCAAACGTCGACGAATAGAACTTG GTTTCACGCAAGGAGATGTTGGCTTAGCGATGGGCAAATTATATGGACATGATTTTAGCCAAACTACAATATCCCGTTTTGAAGCTCTTAACCTCAGTTTTAAAAATATGTGCAAACTAAAGCCCCTTCTGCAGAAATGGTTAGCAGATGCTGATTCTATATCTTCAAATCCTTCTTCTGTTCCGGGTTCTCCTGTTACGGCAGAATCCATTGGTCGCCGGCGCAAGAAGCGGACCAGCATAGAGTCATCAATTCGTGTAGCATTGGAGAAGAGTTTTATCCAGAACCCCAAACCATCTTCGGAAGAGATCTCAATGCTGGCTGACAACCTCACAATGGAGAAGGAAGTTGTTCGTGTCTGGTTCTGCAATCGGCGTCAAAAAGAGAAGAGGATAAATCCACCCAGCTCACTGACTGGGCCGCAACTGCAAATTGTGCACAATTTAACAAATGCTGACCGTAACATTGTCAGTGCAGTCCAACCACCCATGACCTCTGCCCAAATTATGAATAGTGTACTCTCTAATGTGACAGCAGCAGCCAATGGTCGCAccgctacaactactacaactgctactaccactactacaggcAGAGAATATGTGACTACTGCCAATAACACCACTATTACAACTACTTCCAACAATGCTGTTGTTAATAATAGTACAGCAATGACGTCACTAGTAACATCAATCCCAACACTAACTGTAAGTACCCCACTGAACATGAGCACAGGGACAAACCTGGTGCTTGCTGCCAGTCACACTGAACGAAATTCCTCATCAGTCAGTGAAGCTGGTACACACATCACCACTACCTCACCTTCATCATCCACACAATCACCATCTTTTACCATAGCTACCACTGCCACTTCATCTTCTGGACTAACGCTTTCTCTTGGCACACAGTCGTCAGCTTCATGTAATCCGAACCACGTTTCTATAGCAACAAGCTTAGACAGTCACTCGAGTGAAGTGTCATAG
- the LOC115221716 gene encoding POU domain protein 2-like isoform X3, which translates to MSSSMCPCCETKIIGLVIPVIKIEHAAVRSLCTGSINGETTHGQENMLTFGDLEEDVKPLNLVTDGHPMTTTTATVQQTGCITTTVTTPSAQTIHHIIPQSISMPPTGYIIQGQFGQQTVIPISANLSSGLSLSTHDLQQLHQQLQQQLQHQQQLQQQHQAAANVVQAALLQQQQQQQQQQQQQQSPTVASVVTQACQITQQPQPQRVQAAPVQTSPIVPKAQTQVTYSTASTAPQVVTTTPPQQTTPYQGMQQFVLVNPAQLPSSLQPQFILQNSGISMMTATALAAAQQQQQQQQQAAAAVAAAASVVTQPPVNIVGQSGGQVVSSSTAVQLTTTPQTISTQSVPSITTTATTPSTATVSAMSAGSTGTNTTNLTSSILVSSPSPSQVPLPIQSEESIDLEELEQFAKTFKRRRIELGFTQGDVGLAMGKLYGHDFSQTTISRFEALNLSFKNMCKLKPLLQKWLADADSISSNPSSVPGSPVTAESIGRRRKKRTSIESSIRVALEKSFIQNPKPSSEEISMLADNLTMEKEVVRVWFCNRRQKEKRINPPSSLTGPQLQIVHNLTNADRNIVSAVQPPMTSAQIMNSVLSNVTAAANGRTATTTTTATTTTTGREYVTTANNTTITTTSNNAVVNNSTAMTSLVTSIPTLTVSTPLNMSTGTNLVLAASHTERNSSSVSEAGTHITTTSPSSSTQSPSFTIATTATSSSGLTLSLGTQSSASCNPNHVSIATSLDSHSSEVS; encoded by the exons GTTCTATCAATGGGGAAACAACTCATGGACAAGAAAACATGTTAACTTTTGGTGACCTTGAAGAAGATGTGAAACCGCTAAATTTG GTTACTGATGGTCATCCAatgaccacaacaacagcaacagttcaACAAACAGGGTGTATtacaacaacagttacaacacCCAGTGCCCAAACAATACATCATATCATTCCTCAATCCATTTCCATGCCACCCACTGGTTATATCATCCAAGGACAGTTTGGTCAGCAAACTGTG ATCCCCATTTCTGCTAATCTGTCCTCTGGACTTTCCCTCTCAACTCATGATCTTCAGCAACTTCATCAGCAACTTCAGCAACAActtcaacaccaacagcaacttCAGCAGCAACATCAGGCAGCAGCCAATGTTGTACAGGCAGCCttattacaacagcaacaacaacaacagcagcagcaacaacagcaacaatctccGACAGTGGCTTCTGTGGTTACGCAAGCATGTCAG ATTACACAGCAGCCACAGCCACAACGTGTGCAAGCAGCTCCAGTGCAAACTTCTCCAATTGTACCTAAAGCTCAAACGCAAGTTACGTATTCTACAGCTTCCACAGCACCTCAGGTTGTGACTACTACTCCTCCGCAGCAAACAACTCCATACCAAGGAATGCAGCAGTTCGTTCTGGTCAATCCTGCCCAGCTACCTTCAAGCTTACAACCACAATTCATTTTACAGAATTCG gGAATTTCAATGATGACAGCAACTGCTCTTGCTGCAgcccaacagcaacagcaacaacagcagcaagcagCTGCAGCAGTGGCTGCAGCAGCATCAGTTGTAACACAACCACCAGTGAATATAGTTGGTCAAAGTGGAGGACAGGTAGTGAGTAGTAGTACAGCAGTTCaactaacaacaacaccacagACAATTAGTACCCAATCAGTTCCTTCCATCACAACAACGGCCACAACACCGTCTACTGCTACTGTTAGTGCAATGTCAGCTGGTTCAACTGGAACTAACACTACAAATTTGACCTCATCAATCTTAGTGTCTTCCCCGTCACCATCACAAGTCCCCCTTCCAATCCAG TCTGAAGAAAGCATCGACTTAGAAGAACTGGAGCAATTTGCAAAGACATTCAAACGTCGACGAATAGAACTTG GTTTCACGCAAGGAGATGTTGGCTTAGCGATGGGCAAATTATATGGACATGATTTTAGCCAAACTACAATATCCCGTTTTGAAGCTCTTAACCTCAGTTTTAAAAATATGTGCAAACTAAAGCCCCTTCTGCAGAAATGGTTAGCAGATGCTGATTCTATATCTTCAAATCCTTCTTCTGTTCCGGGTTCTCCTGTTACGGCAGAATCCATTGGTCGCCGGCGCAAGAAGCGGACCAGCATAGAGTCATCAATTCGTGTAGCATTGGAGAAGAGTTTTATCCAGAACCCCAAACCATCTTCGGAAGAGATCTCAATGCTGGCTGACAACCTCACAATGGAGAAGGAAGTTGTTCGTGTCTGGTTCTGCAATCGGCGTCAAAAAGAGAAGAGGATAAATCCACCCAGCTCACTGACTGGGCCGCAACTGCAAATTGTGCACAATTTAACAAATGCTGACCGTAACATTGTCAGTGCAGTCCAACCACCCATGACCTCTGCCCAAATTATGAATAGTGTACTCTCTAATGTGACAGCAGCAGCCAATGGTCGCAccgctacaactactacaactgctactaccactactacaggcAGAGAATATGTGACTACTGCCAATAACACCACTATTACAACTACTTCCAACAATGCTGTTGTTAATAATAGTACAGCAATGACGTCACTAGTAACATCAATCCCAACACTAACTGTAAGTACCCCACTGAACATGAGCACAGGGACAAACCTGGTGCTTGCTGCCAGTCACACTGAACGAAATTCCTCATCAGTCAGTGAAGCTGGTACACACATCACCACTACCTCACCTTCATCATCCACACAATCACCATCTTTTACCATAGCTACCACTGCCACTTCATCTTCTGGACTAACGCTTTCTCTTGGCACACAGTCGTCAGCTTCATGTAATCCGAACCACGTTTCTATAGCAACAAGCTTAGACAGTCACTCGAGTGAAGTGTCATAG